From Vigna unguiculata cultivar IT97K-499-35 chromosome 5, ASM411807v1, whole genome shotgun sequence, the proteins below share one genomic window:
- the LOC114182926 gene encoding protein LURP-one-related 15-like: MADKISVINPLYCVPKSVSIQINTEKGIAYGEKDDRLFYIDDTFFTLHDRHVLYDDSKKPIVTFYNKIMSLRELFKVLKGGSNDSSDLLFSVKEVKKSSTIHGITKLNVFLAGNKDEKKSDFRMIIYGNKHSCTVYAGESPTVIAKMENNGGFNVLVYPNVDNAFIVALFMIVKDMDCSNESNDSGQGSSTATKMISTTLLLA, encoded by the exons ATGGCAGACAAAATCTCAGTGATTAATCCTTTGTACTGTGTTCCTAAATCTGTCAGTATACAAATTAATACTGAGAAAGGAATTGCTTACGGTGAGAAGGATGATCGTCTCTTCTATATTGATGACACCTTTTTCACACTTCACGACCGTCATGTCTTATATGATGATTCAAAGAAACCCATCGTCACTTTCTACAACAAG ATTATGAGCTTGCGTGAGCTATTCAAAGTTCTGAAGGGTGGAAGCAATGATTCATCTGATTTGCTATTCTCGGTGAAGGAAGTGAAGAAATCGTCGACGATCCATGGGATTACTAAATTAAACGTGTTCCTGGCAGGGAacaaagatgaaaagaaaagtgaCTTTAGAATGATCATTTATGGAAATAAACACTCGTGCACTGTTTATGCCGGTGAATCTCCTACCGTTATAGCCAAA ATGGAGAATAATGGTGGGTTCAATGTCTTGGTGTATCCGAACGTGGACAACGCATTCATAGTGGCACTGTTTATGATTGTCAAAGACATGGATTGTTCTAATGAGTCCAACGACAGTGGACAAGGTAGCAGTACTGCCACAAAAATGATTTCAACGACTTTATTGCTTGCTTGA
- the LOC114185887 gene encoding uncharacterized protein LOC114185887 — MVPAGIDRDHWASFVDYRLNSKTKEHALKNKDNRAKQTIAHTCGSKSIARKRDEMEKECGHKVSRGEVWIATHKHANGAFVSDEAREISEKIQVYESTSSSSVSKEISSTDSLAFAFGSQEHCGRVRGLGLGPCPSKVFGSKGHSYSGASSSYPSNAQLQNQVSTLTSQLNEMKAMVIFLVQNYQGELPRDFTVHHAPTVSDQGSVPNEETNDQHPTPH; from the exons ATGGTTCCAGCAGGAATAGATAGAGATCATTGGGCTTCTTTTGTGGATTATCGactaaattcaaaaacaaag GAGCATGCtctgaaaaataaagataataggGCAAAGCAAACCATTGCTCACACATGTGGATCTAAGAGCATTGCAAGGAAAAGAGATGAAATG gaaaaagaGTGTGGCCACAAGGTTAGTAGAGGAGAGGTATGGATAGCAACACATAAACATGCTAATGGAGCCTTTGTGAGTGATGAAGCGAGGGAAATCAGT GAAAAAATTCAAGTATATGaatcaacatcatcatcatctgtaTCAAAAGAAATATCAAGTACTGATTCCTTAGCTTTTGCTTTCGGAAGCCAAGAGCACTGTGGACGTGTtaggggtttgggtttgggtcCTTGCCCATCTAAAGTGTTTGGCTCCAAGGGTCATTCATATAGTGGAGCATCTTCAAGTTATCCTTCTAATGCTCAGTTACAAAATCAG gtTTCTACATTGACATCCCAACTCAATGAAATGAAGGCAATGGTTATttttttggtacaaaattaTCAAGGAGAGTTGCCTCGTGATTTTACTGTGCATCATGCACCAACG GTATCTGATCAAGGAAGTGTTCCTAACGAAGAAACAAATGATCAACATCCAACACCGCATTAG
- the LOC114184075 gene encoding protein LURP-one-related 15-like, with the protein MANKVLVINPSYCVPHSITLQINTEKRVAYSETDDRLFYIEDTFFTLHDRRVLYDNAKNPIVTFYKKSSEECKVFKGESSDSSKFLFRVKKMKKSSTIPCGITKLNVFLAKNRDEEKSDFRVIIYGSKRSCSVYVGESPTIVTQVENNGGFKVSVNPNVDYAFIVSLLMIVNDMKCSDSCTQDSLNPIKIASAILSLPS; encoded by the exons ATGGCAAACAAAGTCTTAGTTATTAATCCTTCCTACTGTGTTCCTCACTCTATCACTCTACAAATTAATACTGAGAAAAGAGTCGCTTACAGTGAAACCGATGATCGTCTCTTCTACATTGAAGATACCTTTTTCACACTTCACGACCGTCGCGTCTTATATGATAATGCAAAAAACCCCATCGTCACTTTCTACAAGAAG TCTTCGGAAGAATGCAAAGTTTTCAAGGGTGAAAGCAGTGATTCATCAAAATTTCTATTTCGggtgaagaaaatgaagaaatcgTCAACGATTCCGTGTGGGATCACAAAATTAAACGTGTTCCTTGCAAAGAACCGAGACGAAGAGAAAAGTGACTTCAGAGTGATCATTTATGGAAGTAAACGGTCGTGCAGTGTTTATGTCGGGGAATCTCCTACCATTGTAACCCAA GTGGAGAATAATGGTGGCTTCAAAGTCTCGGTCAATCCCAACGTGGACTACGCATTCATAGTGTCTCTACTTATGATCGTTAACGATATGAAATGCTCTGATAGCTGTACACAAGATTCTCTTAATCCCATAAAAATAGCTTCAGCAATTTTATCGCTTCCAAGCTAG